One Sodalinema gerasimenkoae IPPAS B-353 DNA segment encodes these proteins:
- a CDS encoding C39 family peptidase: MTLNASQGTWQVKLDNGFQDEGLRWLRLRGTNANGATVHNQIIYITVTTDSETLGEPLTLKTRRQTWFKVAPRDSASLGDGQKLQLQEGLEVQVEQYAYIDGHLQVRLTNPLSPIGSFGYLFEPHVELRKGDRPFVFQVSNLPEVPAQAQLLVTHNTYIKTSTEPQDTLPANVKARLLKGQTFRIRGYASIAGHFRVTLTESIPGFGNIGYIFWQHVELIRDGKSLPYDPEALTVTMRQQTVLKRRPIPSSELNSNDRVTLPLGRVYGVSSYQTHPESKHVRVALTEELPGYGNTGYLFADHVWVRRGADGVELFPPPAPPTPPPAALPSRKELNVPYFSQRDNPEYSWATCNPTSAAMVLYYYGVRPTVRRLLSDELFQWIVRRYGIGGQTDHGALSAVIRAYGFRTNFSTRRRWAEIDKEIAEGRPVVLPGYFTATGHVVTVIGYTRRPN, encoded by the coding sequence GTGACCCTCAACGCTAGTCAGGGAACCTGGCAGGTGAAACTCGACAATGGCTTTCAGGATGAGGGGTTGCGTTGGCTACGTTTGCGGGGAACCAATGCCAACGGGGCCACGGTTCACAACCAAATCATCTATATCACCGTCACCACCGACTCCGAAACCCTCGGCGAACCCCTCACCCTGAAAACTCGCCGACAAACCTGGTTTAAAGTGGCTCCCCGCGATAGTGCCAGCCTTGGAGATGGTCAAAAACTGCAACTACAAGAGGGATTAGAAGTCCAGGTAGAACAATACGCCTATATTGACGGCCATCTGCAAGTTCGCCTGACAAACCCCCTAAGTCCCATCGGCTCATTTGGCTATCTCTTCGAGCCTCATGTGGAATTGCGTAAGGGCGATCGCCCCTTCGTCTTCCAAGTGAGCAATCTGCCGGAGGTTCCCGCCCAAGCCCAACTCCTGGTCACCCACAATACCTATATCAAAACCTCCACCGAACCCCAGGATACCCTCCCCGCTAACGTTAAAGCCCGCTTACTCAAAGGACAAACCTTTCGCATTCGCGGCTACGCTTCCATCGCCGGTCATTTCCGAGTCACCCTAACGGAATCCATCCCCGGATTTGGCAATATCGGCTATATCTTCTGGCAACATGTAGAACTGATTCGCGATGGTAAATCTCTTCCCTACGACCCGGAAGCCCTGACGGTGACCATGCGTCAGCAAACCGTCCTTAAACGTCGTCCTATCCCCAGTAGTGAACTCAACAGCAATGACCGAGTCACCCTGCCCCTCGGTCGCGTCTATGGGGTCAGCAGTTACCAAACACACCCCGAGTCCAAGCATGTGCGAGTGGCCTTAACGGAGGAATTACCCGGATATGGCAACACCGGCTATCTGTTTGCCGATCATGTCTGGGTGCGACGAGGAGCCGATGGGGTGGAGTTATTCCCACCTCCAGCTCCCCCAACCCCCCCACCAGCCGCCCTCCCAAGTCGCAAGGAACTGAATGTTCCCTATTTCTCCCAACGGGACAATCCTGAGTATTCCTGGGCCACCTGTAACCCCACCTCAGCGGCCATGGTCTTGTACTACTACGGGGTCCGGCCGACGGTGCGGCGACTCCTCTCTGATGAGTTATTTCAATGGATTGTGCGCCGTTATGGCATTGGCGGCCAAACCGACCATGGGGCGTTATCAGCGGTGATTCGGGCCTATGGATTTCGCACTAACTTTAGTACCCGGCGGCGTTGGGCCGAAATTGACAAAGAGATTGCCGAAGGTCGTCCCGTAGTCTTGCCCGGCTACTTCACCGCCACGGGCCACGTGGTGACGGTGATTGGCTAT
- a CDS encoding DUF4384 domain-containing protein gives MQGEARSLPQAGLLLRERVRGVPPELSLRLGLDPSLENDLDEMRSLLQQIRQVDPVPLDSGETPHFLIGRMTRTAQALAVEQGSRDISQLASIGLFTRGLVPIPQSFGQPNESIAAAANRLVPRFQLLLAGQILGSVLNSDTSNLNLEVQVEVAQNNQTLARSGTRGSRDLVVQHQEHDLNRLPSGSEVLIHVTNHEDRDLYVSLLAIGSSGRITVLYPNDWDAPEQAARLTSGQSLIAPEHEGNRNPQRNYCTNPSGDFHLCLTGRGYVEILTIASTRPLRDALRAIARIAGETGLASRSPLALRDEDSLNVVEALLTDMNRYSRGDIEVRTARNAVNVNQMAALSTMIEIVDP, from the coding sequence GTGCAGGGTGAGGCCCGCTCTCTCCCCCAGGCGGGACTACTGCTGCGAGAACGGGTGCGAGGTGTTCCTCCAGAGTTGAGCCTACGCCTGGGACTGGACCCCTCCTTAGAAAATGACCTCGATGAGATGCGATCGCTCCTCCAGCAAATTCGACAAGTTGACCCGGTCCCCCTCGATAGCGGCGAAACTCCCCATTTTCTCATCGGTCGCATGACCCGTACCGCCCAAGCTCTAGCCGTCGAACAAGGGTCAAGGGACATCTCACAACTGGCAAGCATTGGCCTGTTTACCCGAGGACTGGTTCCCATCCCCCAAAGCTTCGGTCAGCCCAACGAATCCATCGCCGCCGCCGCGAACCGTCTCGTTCCCCGCTTTCAACTGCTCCTGGCGGGACAGATTCTCGGCTCAGTCCTCAACAGTGACACCTCCAACCTCAACTTAGAGGTGCAAGTCGAAGTGGCCCAAAACAACCAAACCCTGGCCCGTAGTGGAACTCGCGGCAGTCGTGATTTAGTGGTTCAACACCAAGAGCATGACCTCAATCGCTTACCCTCCGGGTCAGAAGTGCTGATTCACGTGACCAATCACGAAGATCGCGATCTCTATGTCAGCCTGCTGGCGATCGGCAGTAGTGGTCGCATTACCGTCCTCTATCCCAACGATTGGGATGCCCCAGAACAAGCGGCTCGCCTCACTTCAGGGCAATCCCTAATCGCTCCCGAACATGAGGGAAACCGTAATCCTCAACGCAACTATTGCACCAATCCCAGTGGTGACTTTCACCTCTGTCTAACGGGCCGTGGCTATGTGGAAATCCTGACCATTGCCAGCACCCGTCCCCTGCGGGATGCTCTCCGCGCCATTGCACGCATCGCCGGAGAAACGGGCCTAGCCAGCCGCTCTCCCCTGGCGTTAAGGGATGAGGACTCTCTGAATGTGGTAGAGGCGCTGTTGACGGACATGAACCGCTATAGCCGAGGAGATATTGAAGTTCGCACGGCCCGCAATGCCGTTAACGTTAATCAGATGGCGGCCTTATCTACCATGATTGAAATTGTTGACCCCTGA
- a CDS encoding peroxiredoxin: MTLAVGSTAPDFTAKDTNGDTITLSQFKGKTVVLYFYPKDDTPGCTKEAQGFRDAYAEIQGKDMVVLGVSMDDEASHKQFTEKYGLPFQLVADADGTVTRAYDVEGGGYSKRVTYIIDGEGKIIQVFDKVDTANHAKDILSSVA; this comes from the coding sequence ATGACTCTCGCTGTTGGCTCCACTGCCCCCGATTTCACCGCCAAAGACACCAACGGAGACACCATTACCCTGTCTCAGTTCAAAGGTAAAACCGTGGTGCTGTACTTCTACCCCAAAGATGACACCCCCGGTTGCACCAAAGAAGCCCAAGGGTTCCGTGATGCCTATGCCGAAATCCAAGGTAAAGATATGGTGGTTTTAGGGGTGAGCATGGATGACGAAGCCTCTCACAAGCAGTTCACCGAGAAATATGGCCTACCTTTCCAACTGGTGGCCGATGCCGATGGAACCGTGACTCGCGCCTATGATGTCGAGGGCGGCGGCTATTCCAAACGCGTCACCTACATCATCGACGGTGAAGGCAAAATCATCCAAGTCTTTGATAAAGTCGATACCGCCAACCATGCCAAAGACATTCTCAGCAGCGTTGCCTAG